In Pseudomonas sp. PDM14, a genomic segment contains:
- a CDS encoding urease accessory protein UreF, with protein sequence MNKAWNLLRLASPQLPIGGYSYSQGLEMAVEQGRVKDADGARRWIADQLLHNLARFEAPLLLAHCSAAAQDDWAELLALAERHRASRETRELQLESRQMGYSLQQLLQGLPELDETARELLQQVDEPGLALAWALAARAWQIDPQDALAAWLWGWLENQLAVLMKTLPLGQQAAQRLTSELLPLLDQAQRQASELEPAHWGSAAFGLALASMAHERQYSRLFRS encoded by the coding sequence ATGAACAAGGCCTGGAACCTCCTGCGCCTGGCGAGCCCGCAGCTGCCCATCGGCGGCTACAGCTACTCGCAGGGCCTGGAAATGGCCGTCGAACAGGGCCGGGTCAAGGATGCCGACGGCGCGCGGCGCTGGATCGCCGACCAGTTACTGCACAACCTGGCCCGTTTCGAGGCACCGCTGCTGCTGGCCCATTGCAGCGCCGCGGCGCAGGACGACTGGGCCGAACTGCTGGCACTCGCCGAACGCCACCGCGCCAGCCGCGAAACCCGTGAGCTGCAGCTGGAAAGCCGGCAGATGGGCTACTCGCTGCAACAACTGCTGCAGGGCCTGCCGGAACTCGACGAAACAGCCCGCGAGCTGCTCCAGCAGGTCGACGAACCAGGCCTGGCACTGGCCTGGGCGCTAGCGGCCCGCGCCTGGCAGATCGACCCGCAGGATGCCCTTGCCGCCTGGCTCTGGGGCTGGTTGGAGAACCAGCTGGCGGTGCTGATGAAAACCCTGCCACTCGGCCAGCAGGCCGCGCAGCGCCTGACCTCCGAGCTACTGCCGCTGCTCGACCAGGCGCAGCGCCAGGCCAGTGAACTCGAACCCGCCCACTGGGGCAGCGCCGCCTTCGGCCTGGCCCTGGCGAGCATGGCGCACGAGCGCCAGTACAGCCGTCTATTCCGCTCTTGA
- the ureG gene encoding urease accessory protein UreG, producing MNSQPLRVGIGGPVGSGKTALTLALCLALRERYNLAVVTNDIYTQEDAQFLVRNEALAPERIIGVETGGCPHTAIREDASINLEAVEQLNRRFPGLDLIIVESGGDNLSATFSPELSDLTIYVIDVSAGDKLPRKGGPGICKSDLLVINKVDLAPMVGASLEVMDRDTRKMRGDKPFVFSNQKVGQGLDQIIAFIERHGMLTAA from the coding sequence ATGAACAGCCAACCCCTGCGCGTCGGTATCGGCGGCCCGGTCGGATCCGGCAAGACCGCCCTGACCCTGGCCCTGTGCCTGGCCCTGCGCGAGCGCTACAACCTCGCCGTGGTGACCAACGACATCTATACCCAGGAGGACGCCCAGTTCCTCGTGCGCAACGAGGCCCTGGCGCCGGAGCGCATCATTGGCGTGGAAACCGGCGGCTGCCCGCACACGGCGATCCGCGAGGACGCCTCGATCAACCTGGAGGCGGTCGAGCAGCTCAACCGGCGCTTCCCCGGTCTCGACCTGATCATCGTCGAGTCCGGCGGCGACAACCTGTCCGCCACCTTCAGCCCGGAGCTCTCCGATCTGACCATCTACGTGATCGACGTGTCGGCCGGCGACAAGCTGCCGCGCAAGGGCGGTCCGGGCATCTGCAAATCCGACCTGCTGGTGATCAACAAGGTCGATCTGGCGCCCATGGTCGGCGCCTCGCTGGAGGTGATGGACCGCGACACGCGCAAGATGCGCGGCGACAAGCCCTTCGTTTTCAGTAACCAGAAGGTCGGCCAGGGGCTGGACCAGATCATCGCCTTCATTGAACGGCACGGCATGCTCACCGCCGCCTGA
- a CDS encoding HupE/UreJ family protein — MTLRKSLYALALFLTPALAFAHPGHGDSGLMAGLAHPVFGLDHLLAMLAVGLWAAQQSGAARWVLPLTFVGTMLIGGLLGFNGLEIPLMETGIAASVLAFGLLVAVAARLPMIVSVALTALFALTHGVAHGLELPELASPLGYAAGFVVATASLHAIGYALVRFLPRAAAPLVRIAGAASAGAGAWLLAG, encoded by the coding sequence ATGACCCTGCGTAAAAGCCTGTATGCCCTCGCCCTGTTCCTCACTCCGGCCCTGGCCTTCGCCCACCCTGGCCACGGCGACTCCGGCCTGATGGCCGGCCTGGCACACCCGGTATTCGGCCTCGACCATCTGCTGGCGATGCTCGCCGTCGGCCTCTGGGCAGCGCAGCAGAGCGGCGCTGCCCGCTGGGTACTGCCGCTGACCTTCGTCGGCACCATGCTGATTGGCGGCCTGCTTGGCTTCAACGGCCTGGAAATCCCGCTGATGGAAACCGGCATTGCCGCCTCGGTACTCGCCTTCGGCCTGCTGGTGGCAGTCGCCGCGCGCCTGCCGATGATCGTCTCGGTTGCCCTCACCGCCCTGTTCGCCCTGACCCACGGCGTCGCCCACGGTCTGGAACTGCCGGAGCTGGCCAGCCCGCTCGGCTACGCCGCCGGCTTCGTCGTCGCCACCGCCAGCCTGCACGCCATCGGCTACGCCCTGGTGCGCTTTCTGCCGCGTGCCGCGGCGCCGCTGGTACGTATCGCCGGCGCGGCGTCGGCCGGTGCCGGCGCCTGGCTGCTGGCAGGCTGA
- a CDS encoding glycerophosphodiester phosphodiesterase, with product MLRFARMLLLPLLLLGLALFALSRYSQPAQTPPVLAALADNGPLVVAHRGGKGLWPESSLFAFERASALGVDMIEMDVHLSRDGQLVVIHDATVDRTTDGRGAVAELTLAQLQRLDAGYRWTADGGQSFPYRGEGVRIPLLSEIFERLPEQPKVIEMKGAEAGIEEQLCNLLHSSKQTERVIVGSFHERTLRRFRKLCPSVATSADPLSVRILVGLNWLGLGQLLSPSYQTLQIPEQHGMLTVANASLLQRAHERGLHVQLWTINEQPTMRRLLELGADGLITDYPDRALQLLGRPTRLAHSHFD from the coding sequence ATGCTCCGATTCGCCCGAATGCTGCTTCTGCCCCTGCTGTTGCTCGGCCTCGCGCTGTTCGCCCTGTCGCGCTACAGCCAGCCCGCGCAGACGCCACCCGTACTCGCCGCCCTCGCCGATAACGGCCCGCTGGTGGTTGCCCATCGCGGCGGCAAGGGCCTGTGGCCGGAGAGCAGCCTGTTCGCCTTCGAGCGGGCCAGCGCCCTGGGCGTGGACATGATCGAAATGGACGTGCACCTGTCCCGTGACGGCCAACTGGTGGTAATCCATGACGCCACCGTCGACCGCACCACCGACGGCCGCGGCGCGGTCGCCGAACTCACCCTCGCCCAGCTGCAACGCCTCGACGCCGGCTACCGCTGGACTGCCGACGGCGGCCAGAGCTTTCCCTACCGCGGTGAAGGTGTGCGCATCCCGCTGCTCAGCGAGATCTTCGAGCGCCTGCCCGAACAACCCAAAGTCATCGAGATGAAGGGCGCCGAAGCCGGCATCGAGGAACAGCTGTGCAACCTGCTGCACAGCAGCAAGCAGACCGAACGGGTGATCGTCGGCAGCTTCCACGAACGCACCCTTCGGCGCTTCCGCAAGCTCTGCCCGAGCGTCGCCACGTCGGCCGACCCGCTGTCGGTGCGCATCCTCGTCGGCCTCAACTGGCTCGGCCTGGGCCAGCTGCTCTCGCCCTCCTACCAGACCCTGCAGATTCCCGAGCAGCACGGCATGCTCACCGTGGCCAACGCCAGCCTGTTGCAACGCGCCCACGAACGCGGCCTGCACGTGCAGCTGTGGACGATCAACGAACAGCCGACCATGCGTCGCCTGCTCGAGCTCGGTGCCGACGGCCTGATCACCGACTACCCGGATCGCGCCCTGCAACTGCTCGGCCGGCCGACCCGACTGGCGCACAGCCACTTCGACTGA
- a CDS encoding ABC transporter substrate-binding protein, translating to MSYRCPALASLFLLSLFCMPAHAEREVLRILAWPGYADADLVDAFEQRRGVDVEVTLVGSDEALRSKMAHNQGGDYDLIAANTAEIAYYVSENLLQPIQPARIGNTTRQLWRFRDYRRIPGISHDGQVYAIPYTYSDMGLIYDKQQFSAPPNSITSLWDPRLQGRVLAFNTASHNFSIASQARGRDPFVIASDDFPQITEQLIALRRNVLTFYSQPEEAATLFRDHRVALLYANYGRQQLKQLRDAGADVGYVIPREGALAWLDCWAISRGARNVELAEAWIDYSLEPPASRALTERQGLSNTLQEADDSGQPGRLIWLRPVEDDQRRAALWQRIISGERPPLEERP from the coding sequence ATGTCGTACCGTTGCCCTGCCCTCGCCTCGCTGTTTCTGCTTTCCCTGTTCTGCATGCCGGCCCATGCCGAGCGCGAGGTGTTGCGCATCCTCGCCTGGCCCGGTTACGCCGACGCCGACCTGGTCGACGCCTTCGAACAGCGCCGCGGCGTGGATGTCGAGGTCACCCTGGTCGGCAGCGACGAAGCATTGCGCAGCAAGATGGCGCACAACCAGGGCGGGGACTACGACCTGATCGCCGCCAACACCGCCGAGATCGCCTACTACGTCAGCGAGAACCTGCTGCAGCCGATCCAGCCGGCGCGCATCGGCAACACCACGCGCCAGCTCTGGCGCTTTCGCGACTACCGGCGCATCCCCGGCATCAGCCACGATGGCCAGGTCTACGCCATTCCCTACACCTACTCGGACATGGGCCTGATCTACGACAAACAGCAGTTCAGCGCGCCACCGAACTCCATCACCAGCCTCTGGGACCCGCGTCTGCAAGGCCGCGTGCTGGCCTTCAACACCGCCAGCCACAACTTCTCCATCGCCAGCCAGGCGCGCGGCCGCGACCCGTTCGTGATCGCCAGCGACGACTTCCCGCAGATCACCGAACAGCTCATCGCCCTGCGCCGCAACGTGCTGACCTTCTACTCGCAGCCCGAAGAAGCCGCCACCCTGTTTCGCGACCACCGGGTCGCCCTGCTCTACGCCAACTACGGCCGCCAGCAGCTCAAGCAGCTGCGCGACGCCGGCGCCGACGTCGGCTACGTGATTCCTCGCGAGGGCGCGCTGGCCTGGCTCGACTGCTGGGCCATCAGCCGCGGCGCACGCAATGTCGAACTGGCCGAGGCATGGATCGACTACAGCCTGGAGCCCCCAGCGAGCCGCGCGCTGACCGAGCGCCAGGGCCTGTCCAACACCCTGCAGGAAGCGGATGACAGCGGCCAGCCCGGTCGCCTGATCTGGCTGCGCCCGGTGGAAGACGACCAGCGCCGCGCCGCTCTCTGGCAACGCATCATCTCCGGCGAACGGCCGCCGCTGGAGGAGCGCCCATGA
- a CDS encoding diguanylate cyclase domain-containing protein, with protein sequence MRFGIAFKLGCLLALFGVLVTGLTGYYSYVSSRDMLLKAAERDLLTATQVLGRNLRSSVEAIAVDARLLADVADARTLPLAVDEAGREQAEDHLAELFRALLAVHPEYMQIRLISAAGHGLEQVRMDRDGDNLLRVSGSDLQEKGHYAYVFDTLRMRPGEIRLSPIVINHEQGAHSGLGKPTLHVSTPLANEQGVIFALIVINIDLDQLFATLKSDLPGYYQVYLSNRWGDLLIHPDHRRTFGFDQGRRLFIQDEFPHVAELFDDSAEESLVSRRPAADDQQQGLVAAFVRLDVSARSQERFVILGLAQPERHVLNAATRLGERIAQIVVLFSLAALALAIIASRALTRPLKDMTDAVQLFARERRVSPLPERREDELGLLARSFARLQEEILRQLDELHSGRHALEHLARHDPLTGLPNRRVFFERLDHALANSRRSGKPLAVLFVDLDHFKQLNDTLGHALGDHVLQAVANLLRSATRESDTVARLGGDEFVILFEVVEDTQQVLSILHKLHDRFQLSMLLDGHEVQVHASMGVSLFPRDGDDIQALVQQADRAMYRAKSAGRNTFTFDAQDAPD encoded by the coding sequence ATGAGGTTCGGCATCGCCTTCAAGCTCGGCTGCCTGCTGGCGCTGTTCGGCGTACTGGTCACCGGCCTGACCGGCTACTACTCCTACGTCAGCAGCCGCGACATGCTGCTCAAGGCCGCCGAGCGCGACCTGCTCACCGCCACCCAGGTTCTCGGCCGCAACCTGCGCAGCAGCGTCGAAGCGATCGCCGTCGATGCACGTCTGCTGGCCGATGTCGCCGATGCCCGCACCCTGCCGCTGGCCGTCGACGAAGCCGGGCGCGAGCAAGCCGAGGATCACCTCGCCGAGCTGTTCCGCGCGCTGCTCGCCGTGCACCCGGAGTACATGCAGATCCGCTTGATCAGTGCCGCCGGCCACGGCCTGGAGCAGGTGCGCATGGACCGCGACGGCGACAACCTGCTGCGCGTCAGCGGCAGCGACCTGCAGGAGAAGGGCCACTACGCCTACGTCTTCGACACCCTGCGCATGCGCCCCGGCGAGATCCGCCTGTCGCCCATCGTGATCAACCACGAACAGGGCGCGCACTCCGGGCTGGGCAAGCCGACGCTGCACGTGTCCACGCCGCTGGCCAACGAGCAGGGCGTGATTTTTGCCCTGATCGTCATCAACATCGACCTCGACCAGCTGTTCGCCACCCTCAAGAGCGATCTGCCCGGCTACTACCAGGTGTACCTGAGCAACCGCTGGGGCGACCTGCTGATCCACCCCGACCACCGCCGCACGTTCGGCTTCGACCAGGGTCGTCGGCTGTTCATCCAGGACGAGTTCCCCCACGTCGCCGAGCTGTTCGACGACAGCGCGGAGGAAAGCCTGGTCAGCCGTCGCCCCGCTGCGGATGACCAGCAGCAGGGCCTGGTTGCCGCCTTCGTGCGCCTGGACGTCAGCGCGCGCAGCCAGGAGCGCTTCGTCATCCTCGGCCTGGCCCAACCGGAACGCCACGTGCTCAACGCCGCCACCCGCCTGGGCGAACGTATCGCGCAGATCGTCGTGCTGTTCAGCCTGGCGGCCCTGGCGCTGGCGATCATCGCCTCGCGCGCGCTGACCCGGCCGCTCAAGGACATGACCGACGCCGTACAGCTGTTCGCCCGCGAGCGGCGCGTCAGCCCGCTGCCGGAGCGCCGCGAGGACGAACTCGGCCTGCTCGCCCGCAGCTTCGCGCGCCTGCAGGAAGAAATCCTCCGTCAGCTCGACGAGCTGCACAGCGGCCGCCACGCCCTCGAACACCTGGCCCGGCATGACCCGCTGACCGGCCTGCCCAACCGCCGGGTGTTCTTCGAGCGCCTCGACCACGCCCTGGCCAACTCGCGGCGCAGCGGCAAGCCGCTGGCGGTGCTGTTCGTCGACCTCGACCACTTCAAGCAACTCAACGACACCCTCGGCCACGCCCTAGGCGATCACGTGCTGCAGGCGGTGGCCAACCTGCTGCGCTCGGCAACCCGCGAAAGCGACACGGTGGCGCGCCTGGGCGGCGACGAGTTCGTGATCCTCTTCGAGGTGGTGGAAGATACCCAGCAGGTGCTGAGCATCCTGCACAAGCTGCATGATCGCTTTCAGCTGTCGATGCTCCTCGACGGCCACGAAGTGCAGGTCCACGCGAGCATGGGCGTGAGCCTGTTCCCCCGTGACGGCGACGATATCCAGGCCCTGGTGCAGCAGGCGGATCGCGCCATGTACCGGGCCAAGAGTGCCGGGCGCAATACCTTCACCTTCGATGCGCAGGACGCGCCGGACTGA
- a CDS encoding response regulator: MIPLLVCDDSAMARKQLIRALPAEWPVSITQATQGEEALAAIRQGLGRVVLLDLTMPVMDGYQVLAQLRAEGLSCKVVVVSGDVQEEAMRRVQELGALGFIKKPAPAEEVRATLQRLGLLDLEPPLAPTAPRPELALKVNFRDALREVSNVAMGRAAALLAQVLGTFVRLPIPQVNIFEVSELHMALLDAQRGQRLSAVCQGFIGDAIAGEALLLFHDLEIGAIANLLGWQPQNETETSEMLLDLASILTGACLSGIAEQIDVRFSQGHPQLLGQHSAIEQLIRLNRERWKNTLAVEISYSLEGHAVHFDLLLLFTEDSLSRLTKKIYYLMEQE; the protein is encoded by the coding sequence GTGATTCCGCTTCTGGTCTGCGACGACTCCGCGATGGCGCGCAAACAGCTGATCCGCGCCCTGCCCGCCGAATGGCCGGTCAGCATCACCCAGGCGACCCAGGGCGAGGAAGCGCTGGCCGCGATCCGCCAGGGCCTCGGCCGGGTCGTCCTGCTCGACCTGACCATGCCGGTAATGGACGGCTACCAGGTGCTCGCCCAGCTGCGCGCGGAAGGCCTGAGCTGCAAGGTGGTGGTGGTTTCCGGGGACGTTCAGGAAGAAGCCATGCGCCGCGTGCAGGAACTCGGCGCACTGGGTTTCATCAAAAAGCCGGCGCCCGCCGAGGAGGTTCGCGCCACCCTGCAGCGCCTCGGCCTGCTCGACCTCGAACCGCCCCTGGCCCCCACCGCGCCGCGCCCGGAGCTGGCACTCAAGGTCAACTTCCGCGACGCCCTGCGCGAGGTCAGCAACGTCGCCATGGGCCGCGCCGCCGCCCTGCTGGCGCAGGTGCTCGGCACCTTCGTGCGCCTGCCGATCCCCCAGGTCAACATCTTCGAAGTCAGCGAACTGCACATGGCCCTGCTCGACGCCCAGCGCGGCCAGCGCCTGAGCGCGGTGTGCCAGGGCTTCATCGGCGACGCCATCGCCGGCGAGGCGTTGCTGCTGTTCCACGATTTGGAAATCGGCGCCATCGCCAACCTGCTCGGCTGGCAACCACAGAACGAAACGGAAACCTCGGAGATGCTCCTCGACCTGGCGAGCATCCTCACCGGCGCCTGCCTATCCGGCATCGCCGAGCAGATCGACGTGCGTTTCTCCCAGGGCCACCCGCAGCTACTCGGCCAGCACTCGGCCATCGAGCAGCTGATCCGCCTCAACCGCGAACGCTGGAAGAACACCCTGGCGGTGGAGATCAGCTACAGCCTGGAAGGCCACGCGGTGCATTTCGACCTGTTGCTGCTGTTCACCGAGGATTCGCTGTCGCGCCTGACCAAGAAGATCTACTACCTCATGGAACAGGAGTAA
- a CDS encoding PAS domain-containing protein produces the protein MPAQIDIKEVHWLLDIVQCLDVGVLVLDRSYRIEVWNSFMENHSGLGSDEVQGRSLFDLYPEVDEPWFRRKVETSLKLGTRTFSLWEQRPYLLHFKSYQPITGRADFMYQNITILPLGASMGEIEHVCVMLYDMTEAAMHKLQAGSVAP, from the coding sequence ATGCCCGCGCAGATCGATATCAAGGAGGTGCACTGGCTGCTCGACATCGTCCAGTGCCTGGATGTCGGCGTGCTGGTGCTGGACCGCAGCTACCGCATCGAGGTGTGGAACAGCTTCATGGAGAACCATTCGGGCCTGGGCTCGGACGAGGTGCAGGGGCGCAGCCTGTTCGACCTCTACCCCGAGGTCGACGAGCCCTGGTTCCGGCGCAAGGTGGAAACGTCCCTGAAACTCGGCACGCGCACCTTCAGCCTGTGGGAGCAGCGCCCCTACCTGCTGCACTTCAAGAGCTACCAGCCGATCACCGGGCGCGCCGACTTCATGTACCAGAACATCACCATCCTGCCGCTGGGCGCGTCGATGGGCGAGATCGAGCACGTCTGCGTGATGCTCTACGACATGACCGAAGCGGCCATGCACAAGCTGCAGGCCGGCAGCGTCGCGCCGTAG
- a CDS encoding DEAD/DEAH box helicase gives MTFASLGLIDPLLRALDGLDYRTPTPVQAQAIPAVLKGRDVLAAAQTGTGKTAGFALPLLQKLTMEGSQVASNSVRALVLVPTRELAEQLQQSIQQYGQHLPLRSYAVYGGVSINPQMMKLRKGIDLLVATPGRLLDLYRQNAVKFDQLQALVLDEADRMLDLGFSRELDELFTALPRRRQTLLFSATFSDAIRQMAKELLRDPLNIEVSPRNAAATSVKQWLIPVDKKRKSELFLHLYRNKRWDQVLVFVKTRKGVDELEQALLAAGIAADSIHGDKPQPSRLRALQRFKAGEVRVLAATDVAARGLDIDDLPLVVNFDLPIVAEDYVHRIGRTGRAGATGQAVSLVCADEVQLLSAIEVLIRQSLARYEESDFIPDHRVPQTDATGQVLKKPKKPKKPKVVGGKGGLGKWMEADEPSAPPVKAVRKVPSFGGKPKKKP, from the coding sequence ATGACGTTCGCCTCCCTCGGCCTGATCGACCCCCTGCTGCGCGCCCTCGACGGCCTCGACTACCGCACGCCGACGCCGGTGCAGGCGCAGGCGATTCCTGCCGTGCTCAAGGGCCGCGACGTGCTCGCGGCAGCGCAGACCGGTACCGGCAAGACCGCCGGCTTCGCCCTGCCGCTGCTGCAGAAGCTGACGATGGAAGGCAGCCAGGTGGCAAGCAATTCGGTGCGCGCGCTGGTGCTGGTGCCAACCCGCGAGCTGGCCGAGCAGCTGCAGCAGAGCATCCAGCAGTACGGTCAGCACCTGCCGCTGCGCAGCTATGCGGTATACGGCGGGGTCAGCATCAACCCGCAGATGATGAAGCTGCGCAAGGGCATCGACCTGCTGGTCGCGACCCCTGGCCGGCTGCTCGACCTGTACCGGCAGAATGCGGTGAAGTTCGACCAGCTGCAGGCGCTGGTGCTGGACGAGGCCGACCGCATGCTCGACCTGGGCTTCTCCCGCGAACTCGACGAGCTGTTCACCGCGCTGCCGCGCCGCCGCCAGACCCTGCTGTTCTCCGCGACCTTCTCCGACGCGATCCGGCAGATGGCCAAGGAGCTGCTGCGCGACCCGTTGAACATCGAGGTCAGCCCGCGCAACGCCGCCGCCACCAGCGTCAAGCAGTGGCTGATCCCGGTGGACAAGAAGCGCAAGAGCGAGCTGTTCCTGCACCTTTACCGCAACAAGCGCTGGGACCAGGTGCTGGTATTCGTGAAGACGCGCAAGGGCGTCGACGAGCTGGAGCAGGCCCTGCTGGCCGCCGGCATCGCCGCCGACTCGATCCATGGCGACAAGCCGCAGCCTTCGCGCCTGCGTGCGCTGCAGCGCTTCAAGGCCGGTGAAGTGCGGGTGCTGGCGGCCACCGATGTGGCGGCGCGCGGCCTGGATATCGACGACCTGCCGCTGGTGGTCAACTTCGACCTGCCCATCGTCGCCGAGGACTACGTGCACCGCATCGGCCGCACCGGGCGTGCCGGCGCCACCGGGCAGGCGGTGTCGCTGGTTTGCGCCGACGAGGTGCAACTGCTCTCCGCCATCGAGGTGCTGATCCGCCAGAGCCTGGCGCGCTATGAGGAATCGGATTTCATTCCCGATCACCGCGTGCCGCAGACCGATGCGACCGGCCAGGTGCTGAAGAAACCGAAGAAGCCGAAGAAACCCAAGGTGGTCGGCGGCAAGGGCGGTCTGGGTAAGTGGATGGAGGCCGACGAACCGTCTGCCCCGCCAGTGAAGGCCGTGCGCAAGGTCCCGAGTTTTGGCGGCAAGCCGAAGAAGAAGCCCTGA
- a CDS encoding PolC-type DNA polymerase III has product MHDRIAVIDFETTGMSPAQNARPTEIGVAIIEGGEIVERYQSLMNAGAWVPPFIEQLTGISNAMVRSAPPVAQVMGEVADFVGSTPLLAHNAAFDAKFWDAELGLLRRRRQQEFACSLLLSRRLLPEAPSHKLGNLNHWAGLPSTGQAHRALADAEMAANLTLLLARRLRERHGVREVNHAYLCGLQKLSAAKVRALLKA; this is encoded by the coding sequence ATGCACGACCGCATTGCCGTCATCGACTTCGAAACCACCGGCATGTCGCCGGCGCAGAATGCCCGGCCGACCGAGATCGGCGTGGCGATCATCGAAGGCGGTGAAATCGTCGAGCGTTACCAGAGCCTGATGAACGCCGGCGCCTGGGTGCCGCCCTTCATCGAACAGCTGACCGGCATCAGCAACGCCATGGTGCGCAGTGCTCCACCGGTGGCGCAGGTGATGGGCGAGGTGGCCGATTTCGTCGGCAGCACGCCACTGCTGGCGCACAACGCCGCCTTCGACGCCAAGTTCTGGGACGCCGAACTCGGCCTGCTGCGCCGTCGCCGGCAACAGGAGTTCGCCTGTTCGCTGCTGCTCTCGCGGCGCCTGCTGCCGGAGGCGCCGAGCCACAAGCTGGGCAACCTCAACCACTGGGCCGGCCTGCCCAGCACCGGCCAGGCGCACCGTGCACTGGCCGATGCGGAGATGGCGGCCAACCTGACCCTGCTGCTGGCCCGCCGCCTGCGCGAGCGCCACGGCGTGCGCGAGGTCAACCACGCCTACCTGTGCGGGCTGCAGAAGCTCTCGGCGGCCAAGGTGCGCGCCTTGCTCAAGGCCTGA
- a CDS encoding NYN domain-containing protein produces MKKIALFADVQNLYYTVRQGHGCHFNYTALWAEVSGAGQIVEAYAYAIDRGDAKQRQFQQILRNLGFEVKLKPFIQRSDGSAKGDWDVGITIDVLDCIGRVDEVVLASGDGDFDLLLDKLRSRGVGSSVYGVDGLTAQSLIRAADRYVPIDGALLLKN; encoded by the coding sequence GTGAAGAAAATCGCTCTGTTCGCCGATGTGCAGAACCTCTATTACACCGTCCGCCAGGGCCACGGCTGCCACTTCAACTACACCGCGCTGTGGGCCGAGGTGAGCGGCGCCGGGCAGATCGTCGAGGCCTACGCCTATGCCATCGACCGCGGTGACGCCAAGCAGCGGCAGTTCCAGCAGATCCTGCGCAACCTCGGCTTCGAGGTGAAGCTCAAGCCGTTCATCCAGCGCAGCGACGGTTCGGCAAAGGGCGACTGGGATGTCGGCATCACCATTGACGTGCTCGACTGCATCGGGCGGGTGGACGAAGTGGTGCTGGCTTCCGGCGACGGCGACTTCGACCTGCTGCTCGACAAGCTGCGCAGCCGCGGTGTGGGCAGCAGCGTGTACGGCGTCGACGGGCTCACCGCGCAATCACTGATCCGTGCCGCCGATCGTTATGTGCCGATCGACGGCGCCCTGCTCCTGAAAAACTGA
- a CDS encoding VOC family protein encodes MSEQNPSILSHVSIGSNRFDEAVAFYDRVLPTLGCQRIMEHPGAVAWGREYPEFWVQKPIDGQPASIGNGSHFGFVAPDQAAVEAFHAAALAAGGSSDGAPGPRPDYGAPYYGCFVRDLDGHKIEAAYWDSNLPHPPHDH; translated from the coding sequence ATGTCGGAACAGAACCCGAGCATCCTTTCCCACGTGTCCATCGGCAGCAACCGCTTCGACGAGGCCGTGGCCTTCTATGACCGCGTGCTGCCGACCCTCGGCTGCCAGCGCATCATGGAGCACCCCGGCGCGGTCGCCTGGGGTCGCGAGTACCCGGAGTTCTGGGTGCAGAAGCCCATCGACGGCCAACCGGCAAGCATCGGCAACGGCAGCCACTTCGGCTTCGTCGCCCCCGACCAGGCAGCGGTCGAAGCCTTCCACGCCGCTGCCCTGGCCGCCGGTGGCAGCAGCGATGGCGCTCCCGGCCCGCGTCCGGACTATGGCGCGCCGTACTATGGCTGCTTCGTGCGTGACCTCGACGGGCACAAGATCGAAGCCGCCTATTGGGACAGCAACCTGCCCCACCCGCCACACGACCACTGA